One genomic segment of Alkalimarinus alittae includes these proteins:
- a CDS encoding type II toxin-antitoxin system TacA family antitoxin, with protein MTKAIHKVPINMRADEDLRNLIDQAAAISSKDRTSFILETMRRESENIILDQRLFKLDEEAFSQLDELISVPISSNPALTKLLSSKSPWEE; from the coding sequence ATGACTAAGGCAATACATAAAGTACCGATAAACATGAGAGCTGATGAAGATCTGAGAAACCTGATTGATCAAGCAGCAGCAATTTCTAGTAAAGATAGAACTAGCTTTATCCTCGAAACCATGAGGCGGGAGTCTGAGAATATTATCCTTGATCAGAGACTGTTTAAATTAGACGAAGAGGCATTTTCTCAACTTGATGAATTGATCAGTGTGCCTATTTCCTCTAACCCGGCTTTAACAAAACTATTATCTTCAAAATCTCCATGGGAAGAATAA
- a CDS encoding metallophosphoesterase translates to MKIQILSDLHVEFENYDYPITEADVVVLAGDIHATDKGVTWAKENIKVPVIYVLGNHEYYKKSHPKFIGEIKDTAKNSNVHVLENDYIKIDGVNFLGCTLWTDFELFGDARNSGYECQQIMTDYKKIRRSPSYSKLRSIDTAIIHSNSARWLDATLEKLKGETNIVVSHHGPSIRSVLPQHREEVTAAAYVSDLSTLIEKHQPKAWIHGHLHSSSDYKIGTCSVYCNPKGYPGELNPDYDPLKCIEIVQRN, encoded by the coding sequence GTGAAAATACAAATACTAAGCGACCTTCATGTAGAGTTTGAGAACTACGATTATCCTATAACTGAAGCTGACGTAGTTGTTCTGGCTGGGGATATACACGCAACAGACAAAGGCGTGACGTGGGCGAAAGAAAACATCAAGGTGCCAGTTATCTATGTGCTAGGCAATCATGAATACTACAAAAAGTCTCACCCAAAGTTTATTGGCGAGATAAAAGATACAGCCAAGAACTCAAATGTTCATGTATTAGAGAATGATTACATCAAAATTGATGGCGTTAATTTTTTGGGTTGCACGCTTTGGACTGATTTTGAATTGTTTGGTGATGCACGAAATTCAGGATATGAGTGTCAGCAGATTATGACCGATTACAAGAAGATACGGCGATCACCAAGCTATTCGAAGCTACGATCCATTGATACCGCTATCATTCATAGCAACTCGGCACGCTGGCTAGACGCGACCTTAGAAAAGCTAAAAGGCGAAACTAATATCGTCGTTAGTCATCACGGCCCAAGCATAAGGTCTGTACTACCACAACATAGAGAAGAAGTAACAGCCGCAGCTTATGTGTCAGATCTCAGCACTCTAATTGAAAAGCATCAACCGAAAGCGTGGATACACGGGCATCTTCACAGTAGTTCAGACTACAAAATAGGAACGTGCAGCGTTTACTGCAATCCGAAGGGGTATCCTGGAGAACTAAACCCAGACTATGATCCTCTTAAATGCATTGAGATAGTGCAACGAAATTAA
- a CDS encoding nucleotide-binding protein: MTIISVLSHKGGVGKSSISRTLGVEFTRSGWDTLLADIDSSQITSNR; the protein is encoded by the coding sequence GTGACAATTATATCAGTTTTAAGTCATAAGGGCGGAGTAGGCAAAAGCTCTATAAGCCGAACTCTAGGAGTAGAATTTACGCGGTCGGGCTGGGATACCCTGCTTGCAGATATAGATAGCTCACAGATCACATCAAACAGATGA
- the tnpA gene encoding IS66 family insertion sequence element accessory protein TnpA has product MKKSKRNYTHRSLKDWATILTAFENSGLTQEAFCQQNKLPSSTFSKWKKQLSKNTLEQPAFIELPMTEAYDTSSAFCFELNIALRNGFKLNLRLS; this is encoded by the coding sequence ATGAAAAAATCAAAACGTAACTATACCCACCGTAGCCTGAAGGACTGGGCAACTATTCTAACGGCTTTTGAAAATAGCGGCCTCACCCAAGAAGCATTTTGTCAGCAGAATAAACTGCCTTCCAGTACCTTTTCCAAGTGGAAAAAACAGCTCAGCAAAAACACCCTTGAACAACCTGCTTTTATTGAACTACCGATGACCGAGGCTTATGACACCTCAAGTGCTTTTTGTTTTGAACTTAATATTGCACTGCGAAACGGTTTCAAGCTTAACCTCAGGCTTTCCTGA
- the tnpB gene encoding IS66 family insertion sequence element accessory protein TnpB (TnpB, as the term is used for proteins encoded by IS66 family insertion elements, is considered an accessory protein, since TnpC, encoded by a neighboring gene, is a DDE family transposase.), translated as MFFPESNVKIWLYAQPTDMRKAIDGLSALAKNHMKEDPLSGQLFVFINRRKTHVKILYFDRSGYCIWMKRLEKGRFNYNKQAGEKQALNWTQLKLILEGIELKNIRQRKRYNHSLSA; from the coding sequence ATGTTTTTTCCGGAATCTAATGTCAAAATATGGCTTTATGCACAACCCACCGACATGAGAAAAGCCATTGATGGTTTAAGTGCACTGGCCAAAAATCACATGAAGGAGGATCCTCTTAGTGGTCAGCTGTTTGTGTTTATTAATCGTCGAAAGACCCACGTTAAAATACTCTATTTTGACCGCTCGGGGTACTGCATCTGGATGAAACGACTTGAGAAAGGACGGTTCAATTACAACAAGCAAGCAGGTGAAAAACAAGCCTTGAACTGGACTCAGTTAAAATTGATTCTTGAGGGAATTGAACTGAAAAATATTCGTCAAAGAAAGCGATATAACCACTCTTTAAGTGCCTGA
- a CDS encoding cupin domain-containing protein, whose protein sequence is MEREDLVLEESSRVALITLAAGEESPWHHHSAVTEQVVCVSGKITLNLAQSSMPVILSSGQRHQILPGVKHSLSNSEGIASTYLLVQQGAYDFVPSSS, encoded by the coding sequence ATGGAGAGGGAAGATCTGGTACTTGAAGAAAGCTCTAGAGTCGCCTTGATCACACTGGCGGCTGGAGAGGAATCACCTTGGCATCATCATTCTGCTGTCACTGAGCAGGTAGTTTGCGTGAGCGGAAAAATCACGCTCAACCTCGCACAGTCCTCAATGCCCGTCATCCTTTCCTCGGGGCAGCGGCACCAGATCCTGCCAGGAGTGAAGCACAGCTTGTCGAATTCTGAGGGAATTGCATCTACATACCTCCTTGTTCAACAAGGAGCCTATGATTTTGTGCCAAGCAGCTCATAA
- the tnpC gene encoding IS66 family transposase: MTDNPYQYTIADLLKDLPEPLNAANSEKETVTYQRGKAKKNGLEGSPDDSGLRFDDSVPVKEIALSAPELSGTDADDYEVVSIKTTYRLGQLPGTQIGLKYTRPVVKKKSTRTLTTTPAPANVLERSFADVSFLVGMLLDKFLYHLPLYRQHQRLEQNGVQVARSTLTNLVKRIIELLMPIYQAQMQSVLLSRVLAMDEAPIKAGRKKQGKMNKAYFWPIYGDQDEVCFTFSLSRGMQHTLDQLGDFSGVLVTDGYGAYERFNKQNSALSHAQCWVHSRRYFDDAQKAEPEAAAIALAYISRLYEHEKVIRDQNNYYTTA; encoded by the coding sequence ATGACGGATAATCCGTACCAATATACAATTGCCGATTTACTCAAAGACTTACCAGAACCCCTTAATGCAGCGAATTCCGAAAAGGAAACGGTGACCTATCAACGGGGAAAGGCTAAGAAAAATGGCCTTGAAGGCTCGCCGGATGATAGTGGTCTGCGTTTTGATGACAGTGTCCCCGTCAAAGAAATTGCGCTTTCAGCCCCGGAACTGAGCGGGACCGATGCTGATGATTACGAAGTGGTGAGCATTAAAACTACCTATCGCCTGGGTCAGCTCCCTGGTACCCAAATCGGACTCAAGTACACTCGCCCTGTAGTGAAAAAGAAATCAACTCGAACATTAACAACGACACCTGCTCCCGCTAATGTGCTGGAACGAAGTTTTGCTGATGTCAGCTTTTTAGTGGGTATGTTGCTGGATAAGTTTTTATATCACCTGCCGTTGTATCGACAGCACCAACGACTAGAACAAAATGGGGTTCAGGTTGCCCGCAGCACACTGACCAACTTGGTTAAACGCATTATTGAACTCCTGATGCCGATTTATCAGGCTCAGATGCAAAGCGTACTGCTCAGTCGCGTACTGGCGATGGATGAAGCACCGATAAAAGCAGGACGAAAGAAACAAGGGAAAATGAATAAAGCTTACTTCTGGCCGATCTATGGTGATCAGGACGAAGTGTGCTTCACCTTTTCATTATCACGGGGAATGCAGCATACCCTGGATCAACTCGGTGACTTCAGTGGCGTATTGGTCACGGATGGTTACGGTGCTTATGAACGATTTAATAAGCAAAATAGTGCATTAAGTCATGCTCAATGTTGGGTACATAGCCGTCGGTATTTTGATGATGCCCAAAAGGCAGAGCCAGAAGCCGCAGCGATTGCCTTAGCTTATATTAGCCGACTGTATGAGCATGAGAAAGTCATTCGTGACCAGAACAACTATTATACAACGGCATAA
- a CDS encoding helix-turn-helix transcriptional regulator, with the protein MLLGDRAVRWVDSEVDEWIMARIEQRDTGEFLEYKKESFGFFLCRYQYIWCRMCYELN; encoded by the coding sequence GTGTTATTAGGTGATCGTGCCGTAAGGTGGGTTGATAGTGAGGTCGATGAGTGGATCATGGCTAGAATTGAACAGCGTGATACAGGTGAGTTTTTAGAATATAAAAAGGAGTCGTTTGGCTTCTTTTTATGTCGCTATCAATATATTTGGTGTCGTATGTGTTATGAACTTAATTAA
- a CDS encoding AlpA family phage regulatory protein, whose product MNKYEKFNMRIMRLKEVMNNTGLGRSTIYNYIDKDKISKISVIR is encoded by the coding sequence ATGAATAAATACGAGAAATTCAACATGAGAATCATGAGATTGAAAGAAGTAATGAACAACACTGGGCTAGGCCGTTCAACTATTTATAACTATATCGATAAAGATAAGATTTCCAAAATCAGTGTTATTAGGTGA
- a CDS encoding Tn3 family transposase — MDRVKRIQLLTDAEISDLYDRPTFTAEEREWYFDITQNERCALENFHNHRTKVYLILQLGYFKAKRQFFNFAFDEVVADTEYILSTYFGKTEQIEFSGKISRDSIRSQKKEILSLFGFRDWLAKDEVELVEKTADLLRYFPKGHSAFRQLLQHLERECIVIPSYRIFQDVFTAAYAIEDNRLKCLLSGIPIYWKKQLTELIEQEEGLNHLNLLRADQKDFQYTAVRFETEKAESIADMYTFAEQFLPTLKLSKNAIRYFADIVEQYAAFRLRRITKHQQWLHALCYVYHRYQQIMDNLIVTFLYHTRAIMDSGKAFAEQEQLKHSNRIVVDFPKLANFLKWFPDRDNTLSHEQLNDAAYQILPKNQFSVLADFLAGNAFDKLGAKWKYFASTSRLISLYLRPIVLAVPFTYHKEESEIANLISLLKIHYGKGKSPAALRIADDLGLTVPKRLLPYLKRNKDDEYLDPHLFEFFVYQKIYHQINRGNLCCNASVSYCDIDHDLINDNLVDNAEEIAQEFGYPKIPVYCSERLDNAMTELDLAWDRTTGNIKEERNPGFKFSNDPKSKTPWRLLYDSSDKREDAFFSKLPKTELADVVVFVGELSGMWREFTHLKDRYIKRVKPQPLALNACILSDAFGFGIGKIAEMCDLEYNTLRSTQEDFVRIETICAANDHVSNFIKAMPIFEIWNLLDEKVLADADGQKIGTSNQTIQSRHSRKFFGKGCGISIYSLVANFVAVNARNLGLNEYEGHCLYDMVYGNKTDIDIGSVTGDNHSLNKLNFVVLDSIDVDYLPSIKNVREASQKLYAINSSKLYAESPFRPVGYINEQLIRSQARGIQRVLLSLILQENTQSHLIRKLNSHTRYARLRSALYEYNKIFRSTHVLNLIDDINLRKAIRTARNRTEAYHQLQSLIRKMYNGIFKGRKVTTNRVSAHAARLVANCIVAYNALILNAVYEKMVEAGVSKNVIEEFARISPIAWRHLFFTGRYSFKKASKASIDVEGMAALIEKHLKEVFWKD; from the coding sequence GTGGACAGGGTCAAACGCATTCAGCTACTCACTGACGCTGAAATTTCGGATCTTTATGACCGACCAACTTTCACAGCTGAAGAACGCGAATGGTATTTCGATATCACCCAGAATGAGAGATGCGCGCTTGAAAACTTTCACAACCACCGGACCAAGGTGTACCTCATCCTTCAGCTGGGTTATTTCAAGGCAAAGCGGCAATTCTTCAATTTTGCTTTTGATGAAGTCGTTGCTGATACCGAATACATACTTTCAACCTATTTTGGGAAGACGGAGCAGATCGAATTTAGTGGAAAAATATCTCGTGACTCCATTCGTAGCCAGAAAAAGGAAATACTTAGTTTATTTGGATTTCGGGACTGGTTAGCTAAGGATGAAGTCGAGCTTGTCGAAAAAACTGCAGATCTACTGCGATATTTCCCCAAAGGTCACAGTGCATTTCGTCAGCTTTTACAGCACTTGGAACGGGAATGCATCGTTATCCCGTCCTATCGAATCTTCCAGGATGTATTCACTGCAGCTTATGCAATAGAGGACAACCGTCTGAAGTGCTTGCTGTCGGGTATTCCGATCTATTGGAAAAAACAGCTTACAGAGTTAATAGAACAGGAAGAAGGTCTCAACCACCTCAACCTGCTTCGGGCTGATCAGAAGGATTTTCAATATACTGCAGTGCGTTTTGAAACAGAAAAAGCAGAAAGTATCGCGGACATGTATACATTCGCGGAGCAATTCCTGCCAACATTGAAATTGTCAAAAAATGCCATCCGATACTTCGCGGATATAGTGGAGCAATATGCAGCTTTCCGTTTACGTCGAATCACTAAACATCAGCAGTGGTTACATGCGCTTTGCTATGTTTACCACCGTTACCAGCAGATTATGGACAATCTTATTGTTACCTTTCTGTACCACACACGAGCGATCATGGATTCAGGGAAGGCATTTGCAGAACAGGAACAGTTAAAGCACAGCAACCGAATCGTTGTGGACTTTCCTAAGCTTGCAAACTTTTTGAAGTGGTTTCCCGATAGAGATAACACGCTTAGTCACGAACAACTCAATGATGCGGCCTATCAGATATTACCGAAAAATCAGTTTTCCGTACTCGCTGATTTTCTTGCCGGTAATGCTTTTGATAAGTTGGGAGCCAAGTGGAAGTATTTTGCCAGTACATCCCGTCTGATTTCCCTTTACTTAAGGCCTATCGTGCTGGCCGTGCCATTCACTTACCATAAAGAAGAGAGTGAGATAGCAAATCTGATCAGTTTGCTCAAAATCCACTATGGGAAAGGGAAGTCTCCTGCTGCACTGCGTATTGCAGATGATCTCGGTCTGACTGTACCCAAACGATTGTTACCCTACCTGAAGCGAAATAAAGATGACGAATATCTCGATCCACACTTATTCGAATTCTTCGTCTACCAAAAAATCTACCATCAGATTAACAGGGGTAACCTGTGCTGTAATGCCAGTGTTTCCTACTGCGACATTGATCACGACTTAATCAATGACAACTTGGTCGACAATGCAGAAGAGATTGCTCAGGAGTTTGGCTACCCTAAAATACCAGTGTATTGCTCAGAACGATTAGACAATGCTATGACTGAACTTGATCTCGCTTGGGATAGGACCACAGGAAATATAAAAGAAGAACGAAATCCGGGGTTCAAGTTTAGCAATGATCCGAAGAGTAAGACGCCTTGGAGGCTATTATACGACAGTAGCGATAAGCGCGAGGACGCTTTCTTCAGCAAGCTCCCTAAAACAGAATTAGCGGATGTAGTCGTCTTCGTCGGCGAGTTGTCCGGCATGTGGAGAGAATTCACACACCTTAAAGATCGATATATCAAACGAGTAAAACCGCAGCCTCTAGCACTCAACGCCTGCATTCTTTCCGACGCGTTTGGATTCGGCATTGGCAAAATTGCAGAAATGTGTGATCTCGAATACAACACGTTAAGGTCTACTCAAGAGGACTTTGTTCGCATCGAAACGATCTGTGCTGCGAATGACCACGTCAGTAATTTCATCAAGGCTATGCCGATATTTGAGATTTGGAATCTTCTTGATGAAAAAGTACTAGCGGATGCGGATGGTCAGAAAATTGGCACTAGCAACCAGACTATCCAGTCTCGTCATTCACGGAAATTTTTCGGCAAAGGATGTGGTATTTCAATTTATTCGTTGGTTGCCAATTTCGTTGCTGTGAATGCCAGGAACTTGGGACTGAACGAGTATGAGGGCCATTGTCTCTATGACATGGTGTATGGCAATAAGACGGATATTGATATAGGGTCAGTGACGGGTGACAACCATTCGCTCAACAAATTAAACTTCGTCGTTCTCGACTCAATCGATGTTGACTACTTACCCAGCATCAAGAATGTGAGAGAAGCTTCACAGAAACTATATGCGATCAACTCAAGCAAACTTTACGCTGAAAGCCCATTTCGACCTGTCGGCTATATAAATGAACAGCTCATTCGCTCTCAAGCAAGGGGTATTCAACGGGTGCTTTTGTCGTTAATTTTGCAGGAGAACACGCAAAGCCATCTTATCCGTAAACTCAACTCCCATACCCGTTATGCTAGATTGAGGTCTGCACTGTATGAATACAATAAAATATTTCGAAGCACCCATGTACTGAACTTGATCGATGACATAAACCTGAGAAAGGCGATAAGAACGGCGCGAAACAGGACGGAAGCCTATCATCAACTGCAAAGTCTAATCCGAAAAATGTATAACGGTATATTTAAAGGCAGGAAGGTTACCACCAACAGGGTAAGTGCCCATGCAGCGCGGTTAGTGGCAAATTGCATCGTTGCTTACAATGCGCTCATTCTAAATGCTGTGTATGAAAAAATGGTTGAAGCAGGAGTATCAAAAAACGTAATTGAGGAATTCGCCAGGATTTCTCCGATAGCCTGGCGACACTTATTCTTTACCGGTCGCTACAGCTTCAAAAAAGCCAGCAAGGCGTCTATTGACGTCGAAGGCATGGCAGCGTTGATTGAGAAACATCTAAAGGAAGTTTTTTGGAAGGATTAG
- a CDS encoding recombinase family protein: MRLFGYARVSTSQQSLNVQVKALKAKGVRPNRIFTDKVSGSHVNREGLQMLRFKVEEGDVILVKKLDRLGRDTADMIQLIKEFDDMGVAIRFLDDGISTEGTMGKMVVTILSAVAQAERQRILERTNEGRLEAKAKGIKFGRKSTVDKAKVRALHSQGVGATEIAKQLKIGRSTVYKALEDKQM; this comes from the coding sequence ATGAGACTCTTTGGGTATGCCCGCGTTTCCACCAGTCAGCAGTCCCTAAATGTTCAGGTGAAGGCACTCAAGGCTAAAGGGGTTCGCCCAAACCGGATTTTCACCGATAAAGTATCCGGCAGCCACGTAAACCGCGAAGGCCTCCAGATGCTCCGGTTCAAAGTCGAGGAGGGTGATGTCATCCTTGTGAAGAAGCTGGACCGGCTTGGTCGCGATACGGCGGACATGATCCAGCTCATCAAGGAATTCGACGATATGGGCGTAGCCATCAGGTTCCTAGACGATGGGATCAGCACCGAGGGGACCATGGGCAAGATGGTGGTTACCATCCTGTCAGCCGTGGCCCAGGCCGAACGCCAGCGGATACTTGAGCGCACCAACGAGGGTCGTTTGGAGGCCAAGGCCAAGGGGATCAAATTTGGCCGCAAGTCCACTGTGGACAAAGCCAAAGTCCGCGCCCTCCACAGTCAAGGGGTTGGGGCTACAGAGATTGCTAAGCAGTTGAAGATAGGCCGCTCAACCGTATACAAAGCTTTGGAAGACAAACAAATGTAG
- a CDS encoding porin family protein has translation MNGILNRKKDLATSSLLYILVFNISIPAHAATSYAGLSFGHFDYKGADYSDFSTRHLGAGEFDEGGGKFSGDSSAYSLYVGYQFTKNIAVEAGYSRVSDLSDSYDPDSRLLPDVFDPPYSDRRHNLEEITLDKYFASVLGLYPISDSFEVFASAGYVYLKQERELSGGITGSLTETPRFQLAQTHKEDEEGWIAGLGMKYSFNDMLKARLQWQLEKPGPLDIKSTMVSIEVHF, from the coding sequence ATGAATGGGATTTTAAACAGAAAAAAAGATCTAGCTACCTCCTCTTTACTTTATATCTTAGTTTTCAATATCTCAATTCCAGCACACGCAGCAACAAGCTATGCGGGACTGAGCTTTGGTCATTTTGATTACAAAGGTGCTGACTATTCTGATTTCAGCACTCGTCATCTGGGTGCTGGCGAGTTTGATGAAGGTGGAGGAAAGTTCTCCGGCGACTCTTCAGCATATTCACTTTATGTGGGTTATCAGTTTACGAAAAATATAGCGGTTGAAGCAGGATATTCGCGCGTTTCTGACCTTTCAGATAGTTATGATCCTGATAGTCGGCTTTTACCAGATGTTTTTGATCCACCGTATAGCGATCGTAGACACAACTTAGAGGAAATAACGCTGGATAAATACTTTGCTTCTGTCTTAGGTTTATATCCAATATCAGATTCCTTTGAAGTTTTTGCTTCAGCAGGATATGTGTATTTAAAGCAGGAGCGGGAGCTATCTGGTGGGATTACTGGTAGCTTGACTGAAACACCTAGATTTCAACTTGCGCAAACACATAAGGAGGATGAGGAAGGCTGGATCGCTGGATTGGGGATGAAGTATTCGTTTAACGATATGCTGAAAGCCCGCTTGCAATGGCAACTAGAAAAGCCAGGACCTCTCGATATAAAATCCACAATGGTGTCAATCGAGGTACATTTTTAG
- a CDS encoding S8 family peptidase, translating to MQAFYGLKEDAVVRAIKPVGFQDTRRAIWSQEALDIAAQEKDNPIEVIITLRGGERFSPFGGQMTEKAWKNQGNAHERVFDKILKNVSSRPLNANFMPEIGVVTVKLKHSELVKLYKDADPRILHISVNQPIAEPLLSQSTSVINMPEAWSHGYTAAGQNIIIIDTGVRSDHRLLENGSGQSKVVFEACFASDSGSYTSFCPNKDANGDSQPLGLVGSAQPLSNCGNCGHGTHVTGIAAGKENLTYFSSGFQGVAPDANIVAVNVSSHRWNGIEWRANNLTADVVAALEAVEDASTAENFYQYYTVNMSLGGNTFGDSQSCDLSEPAMTNAIQNIISRGVPVIASAGNQGLVRRDRVGRPGCISNVIRAGGVVGDGSIIYDASNLGTPSNFSGPLFLAPAIVESSDTETRTDVSYKDGTSMSAPHVAGLYAVIKAAAPGISTNDATAWIDSEGSVSLVNPCVDNTNCSPEERWPHTVKRIHIPSL from the coding sequence TTGCAAGCGTTTTATGGGCTTAAGGAAGATGCTGTAGTAAGAGCTATTAAACCTGTTGGTTTTCAGGACACACGAAGGGCTATCTGGTCTCAAGAAGCATTGGATATCGCCGCCCAAGAAAAAGACAATCCCATCGAAGTCATTATAACTTTACGAGGTGGTGAACGCTTTTCTCCATTTGGTGGTCAGATGACCGAGAAAGCATGGAAAAATCAAGGTAATGCTCATGAAAGAGTATTTGATAAAATACTGAAGAACGTATCCTCAAGACCTCTAAATGCAAATTTTATGCCTGAAATTGGCGTTGTTACAGTAAAGCTTAAGCACAGTGAATTGGTAAAATTATACAAAGACGCTGATCCGCGTATTTTGCATATTTCTGTAAATCAGCCTATCGCAGAGCCTCTTCTGTCTCAAAGCACTTCAGTTATCAACATGCCGGAAGCCTGGAGTCATGGTTATACAGCCGCAGGCCAAAATATTATCATAATAGATACCGGTGTTCGTAGCGATCATAGGCTTCTTGAAAATGGAAGTGGGCAAAGTAAGGTTGTTTTTGAGGCATGTTTCGCCAGTGACTCCGGTAGTTACACATCTTTTTGTCCCAACAAGGATGCTAATGGAGATAGTCAACCTTTAGGGCTAGTTGGTTCAGCACAACCGCTTTCGAACTGCGGTAATTGTGGCCATGGAACACATGTCACAGGAATTGCGGCAGGCAAAGAAAATCTCACATATTTTTCTTCTGGTTTTCAAGGTGTAGCTCCGGATGCCAACATTGTTGCTGTTAATGTTTCATCCCACAGATGGAACGGAATTGAATGGAGAGCAAACAATTTAACAGCAGACGTTGTAGCTGCTTTAGAGGCAGTAGAGGACGCATCCACCGCTGAAAATTTCTACCAGTATTACACAGTCAATATGAGCCTAGGCGGTAACACGTTCGGAGATAGCCAATCCTGCGACCTATCTGAGCCAGCAATGACTAATGCTATACAGAATATCATTAGTAGAGGTGTTCCTGTTATTGCTTCTGCCGGAAATCAGGGATTAGTAAGAAGAGATCGTGTAGGCCGCCCAGGCTGCATTTCAAATGTGATAAGAGCTGGTGGTGTTGTGGGAGATGGAAGCATCATCTACGATGCGTCAAATCTTGGCACACCAAGCAATTTTTCTGGCCCCTTATTTTTGGCTCCAGCAATAGTTGAATCCTCAGATACAGAAACACGAACGGATGTAAGTTATAAAGATGGAACTTCTATGTCCGCCCCCCATGTTGCTGGTCTCTATGCCGTCATTAAGGCAGCTGCTCCAGGTATTAGCACCAACGATGCAACTGCCTGGATTGATAGTGAAGGCAGCGTATCTTTAGTAAATCCATGCGTAGATAATACGAACTGTTCCCCAGAAGAACGCTGGCCTCATACGGTTAAAAGAATTCACATTCCAAGTTTATAA
- the mobI gene encoding conjugative transfer protein MobI(A/C), whose translation MKTNIDNILNVLAEESRQLEIVADSIADEFWGANKEHRSETNKWDRGSIGVRVRRLNRWLHVCWFKNKFYKREGVIKVFSEDLPRNKEVMRYRIGTLPSPTGWEKKAFTEAERQFESIRKAQVKLKEIDALMMSYLKDVKDFAGEKEMARVAKSIKEKNAAWAKTEIVPIRDTVKE comes from the coding sequence ATGAAAACAAACATAGACAACATACTGAATGTGCTTGCTGAAGAGTCTAGGCAGTTAGAGATAGTGGCGGATTCGATAGCGGATGAGTTTTGGGGTGCTAATAAAGAGCATAGGTCAGAAACAAACAAGTGGGACAGGGGATCAATAGGTGTGAGGGTAAGAAGGCTGAATCGTTGGCTTCATGTATGCTGGTTCAAGAATAAGTTCTATAAGCGCGAAGGCGTGATAAAGGTGTTCTCGGAGGACTTACCTCGAAACAAGGAAGTGATGCGGTATCGCATAGGAACATTGCCGTCACCGACCGGCTGGGAAAAGAAAGCGTTCACTGAGGCGGAGCGACAGTTTGAGTCGATCAGAAAGGCTCAAGTTAAGCTAAAGGAGATAGATGCACTGATGATGAGTTATTTAAAGGATGTTAAAGATTTCGCTGGCGAGAAAGAAATGGCGAGAGTGGCAAAATCGATCAAGGAAAAGAATGCTGCGTGGGCAAAAACAGAGATCGTACCGATACGAGATACGGTTAAGGAGTGA